A single genomic interval of Hydractinia symbiolongicarpus strain clone_291-10 chromosome 8, HSymV2.1, whole genome shotgun sequence harbors:
- the LOC130654114 gene encoding transcription elongation factor A protein 1-like, translating to MMSLEQEVLDIGRKLQKLVGEETPNNEAATDLLNRLKELPITLDILQKTRIGMAVNVVRKGTSKEEIQTLAKGLIKSWKKLLDGQDKSKIQRQSSQDKTDSPSLNKSASNSSFTRSDSNSSVSSLNGKSSSSKSFPPSRSNDPIRNRCREMLMNSLKCEDRPESDAPAVATAIEEAVFAVFKDTGSKYKNRVKSRVMNLRDKRNARLRVLVLDGDISAEKFANMTAEELAHDDLKKEREEITAQAIKDHQLATTGGTSTGQFKCGRCGKRNTTYNQVQTRSADEPMTTFVYCQECGNRWKFC from the exons ATGATGTCATTAGAACAAGAGGTGCTAGATATTGGCCGAAAACTTCAGAAACTAGTTGGAGAGGAGACACCT AACAATGAAGCTGCAACTGATTTACTGAATAGGCTAAAAGAGTTGCCTATCACCTTGGATATCTTGCag AAAACAAGAATCGGGATGGCAGTAAATGTAGTTCGTAAAGGCACCTCGAAAGAAGAGATTCAAACCTTAGCAAAAGGTCTTATAAAGTCTTGGAAGAAATTGCTTG ATGGTCAAGATAAATCAAAGATCCAACGACAGTCATCACAAGATAAAACAGATTCACCATCACTCAACAAATCAGCGTCCAATTCCAGCTTTACTCGATCCGACTCCAACTCTTCAGTGTCTTCCTTGAACGGCAAATCATCTTCATCAAAGTCATTTCCACCAAGTCGTAGCAATGATCCTATTCGTAATCGATGTCGTGAAATGTTGATGAATTCTTTGAAATGCGAGGATCGACCTG AATCTGATGCTCCTGCCGTAGCTACTGCAATCGAAGAGG CTGTTTTCGCCGTATTTAAAGATACCggatctaaatataaaaatcgaGTGAAAAGCCGGGTTATGAATTTGAGAGATAAAAGAAATGCTCGTTTGCGCGTGCTTGTTCTCGATGGAGATATTTCCGCTGAAAAATTTGCAAACATGACAGCAGAG GAGCTGGCACACGACGACCTAAAAAAGGAGCGTGAAGAAATAACAGCGCAGGCTATCAAAGATCACCAACTCGCTACTACTGGAGGAACAAGTACTGGTCAATTTAAATGTGGGAGGTGTGGCAAGCGGAATACAACTTATAACCAG